From Ptychodera flava strain L36383 chromosome 9, AS_Pfla_20210202, whole genome shotgun sequence:
ACATAGTCCTGTGAGTGTCATAACAAATCGATCCCACAATAGCACTAGTGTCCTCACACACTGCAGCGTAGCATGGCAGGGATGTCATGAGAAGAGACAGTGTCTGGTGTCCGAGAAATTCTTACacacatgtctgtctgtctgtcgttcGTTTGTATTCATTACTTGTCCTTTCCAAAACGTTCAGCCTATTATTCCATACATGGCGTCATGGCAAAACGATGTTGCCATGATACACTCTCGGATCTCtcaagttttaaacttttgaaactgGCGACAATGATGCTGTAGGGTAGTTCAGGCACTTCTTGACAGCGCCACCGGAAATCTATTAAACGCGAGATAAACTACTCAAACGAGAGTTCAGGCTTTTCTTTCGGCGGGTTCGTCACAGCTAGTAACAACTTTTGCTGTTTTAGATTCTGCACTGACGTTACTAAGGCGACGGAAATCAAGCTCACCGATATCAATATCACAGCGAGTACGTCTTTGAGGGCCGCGGCGTAGCCGAGCACGCAGATCTGTACGGCGTAGGCGACCACAAGCTGAGCGTTCGTCAATAATACCACCTTGGCGGCGCTCTCCAGCTGTAACCCGCGGAAGAAGGACCATCCTGAAACTATGATCAGAAGTGACTCGGCGATCATGATGAGATACATCGGCCTGGTCCAGTGCCATGACGGGCTCTCCAGCCAGCACATCAAGATAAAGCTGAAGAGAAAACCAAAGAGACCTCGGTAGAATAACAAAACAGCGGCGTTTACTCGACTCTTCAACGCACGCGCCAGGATCGACGATAGGGAGAAGGAAACGGCTGAAAGTGCGGCCAGAGTCAGACCAACGACGCGATTTGAATAAGCCGCGTCGTCTTCGACCAGTTCGTCTACTGTCGGGTCCTCCGAAAATATTAGCGACGGCACGGTTAATATTAGTATTCCGGTTACATTCAGTACGTAGCAGAAAGCATCGAACAGCGTCCAGGGTTCGGATAAAAAGATCCCGGCCACCAAAGCTGTCAGTATCGGTTTCACTACACCAATAACCGCCGATGTGTTCTGCAGAGAAATCAGCACCAGAGACGCCGGGAAGGCGATGGACGCCAAGCAGAGAAACAGCGCAGAACTGATGGTTAGTACAAAGCATTTCGGGCTGTCTCCCATCACGTCCAACCGGCAACCGACGAGACATAGACACAGTACCACCATAATAGTTACGTTCTCGATGAACAACACTTGCAGGTAAGGTATCCCCTGTTCCGTGGCGTAGGCGATCAGAAATCCGGCTGCAGCGAAAGTTGTCCCGCGCAAGAGTGACAGAAAAACGCCGAAGACAGATTTCCTCAGGAGTTCGAAATATTCTCGGCTTCTCTCGAAACAACTTCGCTTCTGTTGCGTGAACAAGTCCGTCAGATCCACAGCAACAGGCGACGGCGGGGTGCTTTCGTCATCGTCTGTCGCGTTGAGGAGAATGTAGCCTACTTCCGTTTGCTTCAGTTTGATCGTGTCTCGAAAAGATTTCTTGAAATCCCCTCTTTTTGCCGACATTTTCAGGAAGTTGACACGCTCTTCGAGTGACCCACCTACGTAGTCGTCTGGTTACTGAAGTctgaaaatgtcacgtgatgGAGAGATCGGTACGCTATTAATGAACT
This genomic window contains:
- the LOC139141181 gene encoding solute carrier family 35 member G1-like, which translates into the protein MSAKRGDFKKSFRDTIKLKQTEVGYILLNATDDDESTPPSPVAVDLTDLFTQQKRSCFERSREYFELLRKSVFGVFLSLLRGTTFAAAGFLIAYATEQGIPYLQVLFIENVTIMVVLCLCLVGCRLDVMGDSPKCFVLTISSALFLCLASIAFPASLVLISLQNTSAVIGVVKPILTALVAGIFLSEPWTLFDAFCYVLNVTGILILTVPSLIFSEDPTVDELVEDDAAYSNRVVGLTLAALSAVSFSLSSILARALKSRVNAAVLLFYRGLFGFLFSFILMCWLESPSWHWTRPMYLIMIAESLLIIVSGWSFFRGLQLESAAKVVLLTNAQLVVAYAVQICVLGYAAALKDVLAVILISVSLISVALVTSVQNLKQQKLLLAVTNPPKEKPELSFE